The region CTGTGCCTCAGCTTTCAGACAGTCCAGAACAGTTATACAcacttttacattcattttgagCCATTACCTGTAGGCCACCGCTGCCCCATTTAAAGGCTCAAAAAATATTTCCTCAATCACTAGCAACTAAGTAGTAAAATAAATAGTAACTCAGAAGGTTTTTATTCCAACCTTTAAAGATGCGGTGTATTTAAACGCACAGACAAAGTGCCTGTGCGTTTAAATACACACAATGCATTGTATGTATCGTTGAGGTCATACGAATGTGTTGAACAAAAAAACTCCACAAGGCACCTTTAACTTTGATTGTTGCATTTCTTTTTGTCATGAACGTTTAATTTTAAAGAGAATTACTTCATATCAAATTATTTCAGgagctttaaaaacacagtgtggGTGGTTTGTGAATTAACGTAAACATGATTCCAGTGAAAATCTATTCTACATAAAAACTAGCTGAAGGacacataaagacaaagaagggcagacaaataaatactttACCATGTGACAATGGGTTCTATTCAACGGTAGAGCAAACTGATTAAAACATGCTAAGACAACTGattaaaacatgcaaacagtTTAGCTAGTTGTGTTGTTCTTGTATGACAGAGGGTTTGCAGTCACGTGCGGttacttttcagtttgtgtAATCTGTGGGGCTGATTGAGCGCCAAGTGGAGTTACATGAGCTCCTGAAAATGTGTCCTCCTTGCAGACTTATTTCAGCTGTTCAAGAGTTACAGATAAAATATTTGATGCAGACACTGGATGAGGATGTCAGTGGGTCATTAATCCAGATGTACTACAAGATGTACTTGCAAAACAGAGACGTTTATAGTTTTGTAGTAATCAGTTcctgaggttcaaaaaaatgaaaagaaatgaacaaaagcCTTTTCACTCATGTAAAAACCCTTCCTGACTGAATCACAGGAATGAATTTGACTGTTCTTTTgtaaatgtttcctgttttgtcctCAGAGATGCCCTCTAGCAGTACTTTCTTTCAACTATGTAGAGTTAGTTTCCAGTAGAAAACAGCTATGGAtgcactttttttggccgatatgtGATTGCATTTTTGCTAAGAGGATGACTAATGTACACCTCTGTGATTCTGCATACCGACAGTTCCTCCAGAGAGTGAAAACTATGTGCATGTGTTCCTGGGTTGCCTCCTTTCTTTTCCCTGGAACaccagacagacagtcagaacCAGCTGTACTCGGTCACCAATGTTTTTCACTCGTAACTCGTTGAACTTTCTCCATGCAGAGccctttttctctgcagctagGGCAGCGCAGTGTTCCCTCGCACTGCTCAGAAACACATCTGCAAGAAATTAACTGAGTTCTTTTGTCCACGTTGCTGGAATTCACCCCCTTTCCTGATTTTTGGGCACTCGATTGAGCTGAAAGAATTTGAATAAATCCACATCTCAGTTGCACAATAAGGAGAGAAAGTAGTGACAAGGCCTCCTGCCTAAGACACGTCATTGtgtaaagaggagaaaaaaaaaggtctccATCCTTTCATGATGCTAAATTTACCATAAAACCAACATCAATTTTTCAGTGCCATCACTGAGTCAACATCTGGCAGACACTTGCCACTTTCCCTGAGACGTGAGGCCTATATTTGGGCAACATCTCTATTTAAGGCAAATAtagacattttattaaatattataacAGTTACTGCTATAAGATCCACTTTGCTGCAACTTTAGtggctctgtttttatttttttcaaatgagtccttgaaaaccttttaaaaatCCAGCTTCAGAAGTATCACTTTGAGTTCTGATTTTTGTTCCCATTTgcatttaattattaattttcaTCGTGTCATCATTATGAGCCCTTCACAGTGAAGCAGGACCACACACATCTCTCAAAACATCCACGGTAAGGCCTGCTGTCTCTGATCTATTCCAAACACACATCCCTCTACTTAAACCCCACACGCTCTGTCCCATAACATCTCCGCTTCTGTTAATCTCCTTTTCAGATATTTACACACTCAGATTTACACTCTTACATTTCCTTCTGGCTGTAGATTTTCCCTCCACCTTTCTGCAAAGCTCAAGCTACTCAAATGAGCCCAAGTTCTGCTCAGCTCGAAACTCAACGACAGAAACAGACAATTCaaatattttctcctctttcataaATACTGGGTTTCCATTACTCTTGGAGCACCAAGTTGGGGcttgcaccacacacacacacacactttcactcatcacacacacacacacacacgcagacagtCTGGTGGACTACGTGGCATTCTGCACATGCACTGTAGCCTCTGCaaccaggaggaggagcactTTATCTAGACACAACCCAGCAAACTTTACATTGTGCGGTGACTCATGCAGatgtactttttcttttacactccCACTGTCTCTTGAGATACAGGGAGAGATTCCAGTAAATCCAGCAATAACGAGACTTGTTTGCTAAAACAATGCTCCgaaaggagagcagagggaaaagtTGGGTGTTGGGTGATATTTGGGTTCATTGCCATGAATGacacctttcacacacacacacaagaagtcATGTGATCTACTGGTAATATAAAAGCGGTTAGTATGGAAGCTTTAAGTTGGACCATCTATCAGCTACTGTACATCTATGTCCTATCACACCACATACGGGTTCTCTGGAGGATGGATTTATTGTAGCTTTGAGTCTATCTGAATGAAAAGAGTATGTACAGATTTATTGAGTCTTGAAAGGTTTAAAGGTGTGCAGTTAGTAAAGCATTCAAgtgtcagataaaaaaaaaaaaagaaatcttacACTTGTCAAATCCCTCCCAAATGTACTGTAGAATTTTAAAGACACAGGTTCAGTGGTTAACACTGTCACCTCTCTGCAAAACAGAACCGATTTTGAATCTCAACCCTTTCCCATACAAAGTTTGCATGTTTCTTCCCACGTTCCCCTCGGTTTCCTGTGGACTCTCCCTTTTCCTTCTGcagtgcaaacacatgcacccCAGGTGGGCTGAAGAACAGACGCTAAGTTAAAGGACCATTGTGTGGGATTTAGgtggatctattggcagaaatggaaggtCCTCCATGGAACTTGCCGTGTTGCCCCACCATGTTTCTACAATAGCccagaacagacaaaccaaacataGGCTTGCTTTAGAAAGGGGCCTTTTGCGTTTTCACATTACCTGAAGGCCACCATAGAGTCTCCTACATGCTTGGAAAGGGAAAGGTGAGGCCAAGGGTATTCAGCAGGATGCAATCTGCAACCTCACCGCTAGATACCACTAACTCCGGCCCACAGGTACTTTAGCCACAGGAGTAAATGTTAGCGTGTTAGTTAATATAACAtttgaaatatatataatatgtgagacagagaaaacaaaaacataaaggaCAAGTTGTTTCTCTGTGTAGTTTGACACTTTGCATGAAGTTGGGAGGCTTGCAGAGACAGATTAAAGAAAGCATGgtcaaaatcagtgcagcaaATAGACTGTGACAGCATGAGTCAAGATAAAGAGTCAAGTTCACGATCAAGGGGATAATTCAGCattgatgtaaaataaatgcagtgctaaaccccccccccccccccccaaaactgGTCATCAGATGCAGTGTTTTCAAGGCTTAGCTGTCAAAATGAACCAGTGGTGTCACTTCATTTGTCatacattcattcttttttttgttagtttgaaAAAGAACAATGGCTCCATCTACAGGAGACATGCAGCACATAAGGTTggttaggtgtttttttttttttgcacatctTTTTTGTACAAATTGAGCTTAGGTTTTAATGTTCTGTACATTTATCCGGTACTTTCATACTTCACAGCAGTAGCctacattcattttgttttttttttttaatttcatgaacATGCAATGTGAATCACATTGTATGTTCATGAAAGAATTCCTAATGTCTCGTAAATGAAAACCCATTATCTGCAGCTCAGCTTCTACAgattttattgaattaaaaatacaacagataAGAAAGTTACAGTAAAACAAGCTTTGCAAACAAACCATAACTCTTTCAAGGCACACTTACATTTAATCAGTGCATAAAATATTCGTAATAATACTTGTAAATCCCACCTTCAAAAATTGCCCACTGATAAATTTTTTGGTCCAGTAGACTGCCTGCTGTAACAGAAGTTAACAGATTTGTCACAATTCTTGTTCATGAAACTACACACTAAAACTATCCaaaatttgttcatttttcactAAAGTATAAAACAAGTGCATAGTTGTTGTGCCCTAGTCTGGTCCTTTGgcttagaagaaaaaaaaaaaacagataagtATTAATAATAAACTGGAATGACCAGATTAATGGAAAGCAAATTTCAGTGCAGAGAGAATTGAAAACAGATCATAAACTGGACAAACCACCGGTATGTAACAGGGTAGCATTTCAGTTTGGAGAAGAGGTTTTGTGTCACACAGTGAAGAGCAGATGTCCTGAGAAGAAGCTTGTGGTGCTCAGGCCGGTGGTCCCGTCGCTGGCCTCCAACCACACTTTGTCTCCTGTCTCCAGCCTTAGCAGCGTGTCCCCTGAATACAAGTAGCGACCTCCCTGATAAGCTTTGAAGCTACGCAGCACCAGCTCTTTGTTTCGCTGAAGGTCCACGCTTCCTGCACCGATGAAGGACGTGCAGAGAAAGCTGAACTGATAGACACCAGGGATGACACATGTGAACAagcctgtctgtgtgctgtagtGGTTCTGTTCGTTGTAGATGACCTGACGGAAACGGAGGATTTTCTCTGAGGATGGGTTATACTCGCCCAGGATGATGGAGAAGGCAGACTGAGGCTGTGTGGCATTGATGTTGAGTGCTGGTGGTCCAGGAGGGCCTCTCGGGCCTGGAGGTCCTACTGGACCTGCAGAGAAACGAAAGAATAGATTACTTAAAAATTTTGTCAAAATGTACAGCATGTCAACGATTTGTAATTGTCCATATTTTCAACTTTGAATCTACGTTGATAAAATCCGGAGCTTTCACATGAACAGTGCATAAGATAACAGAATCGATTACCTCGTTGTCCTGGAGGCCCTGGGGGTCCTGCTGGGTAGCATCCTGTACATCAAGAAGATTGTTAAACATATGCAGCCTCATCATTTAAGgaatttttcaaaatgtgcttGTATCAGTAAAAccatgagactttttttttttggagtgagGATCACCTTCACCAAAATGACAGAGTTAAGTATAAGTGTTGCGTGATTTGAATGTGCACTTTTTAAGgaggtgtggctgcagggtgcTCTTAAAATGTGACTACCACTTTTCAATGCTTAAAACCGTCCTCAGTTCCACTGACCTCATAACAGCTATCACCCGGGCCTGCAACATCAAACACCACATAAGAAGAACGATTTTCATTCAAGTGATCAGAGAAGAAGTAAATACACCAGGTTAAAATCAGAATTCAAAATACAGTGAGTGACAAATGATTGTGAATTTGGTGCTGAGAGTTTTCCCCGCAGTCAGAAAGTTGGATCCAGTGTTGGTTCACCTGAGTTCTCGGAGCAGGGTCTCTCCCTCCAGGCCGACAGGTCCAGGCCTCGGAGTGTTCGGCAGAGGACAAGCTGGTTACTGTTTGAGGGCACGCTGAAGGCGTCTCTGTAGACAGACGTGATGCCAGAGTTGTCACAGATGATCTTGGACAAGCTGATAGAAGACAGAGCAGCTCTCTGTCTTGGGGTGAAGACGCCTGGTTTCTCATACCACAGCCTGAAAATTTcaaacaagaagagaaaaaaaaaatttgtgtcAACAGAAACTGTATTTGAAATGCATTTAGGTTTGTGATAGTGTACTATATGtaaccacacacatactgacCTGTCACCCTGGCGGATCCTCTGGAACTGGGTTGCAATGAGGCAGGCAAACAGAGGCCCCACACGGCCGCCTGTGACAAATGGTTCTGCCACACCTCCAAGCCAGATATCAATGTTGTCGGCCGTACCgtagagctgcagcagctttcGGGCCAGATCGCTGTTGTTCAGAACTCGACCGAGCTCTGCCTGGTTTCTGGGCTGAGACAGACCACAGAACCTGCGCCAGGCATTGTAGCCTGAAGGAGTAAAGAACAAGTAAGAACAAAGAGTGCAAttaagaaagagaggaaacattGGAAGGAGAATTTAATAGGATGAAAATCAGAGTGAGCGATGTACCAGGCAAGCCATGGTCACGTCCCCTCTGCATGTTGAGAGAGGCCAAGTCCAAAGCTAAATGCTGCACAAACTGGAAGAGCCTCTCCCTCAGAGCATCCACCATCATGTGATCCTGGGTGTTCAGTTTAGCAGGACGGCCGAGCAAACCACGCAGCAGAGGGTCAATACCACCTGGAGAGATGTCAATGAAAAATTAGGGCGATGGTTTAAGATTGAATCACAGAACGGTTGCTACAGTTTTCTCTGCACAGCTCACCTTCAAAGATGACTCTCCAGGGGGTGAAGAAGGCCCTGAACAAGGGCACATTGGGGAACTGAGCATTATCCCTGTAATTTGGATCCAGACGGGGCAAGAATGGCTGGATGGCTAAGTGGGCGAAGCGGTAAGCCGCTGTTGCAAAGACATTGGAGATGGTGGGGTCGACGTTGGGATTGTAGCCGGGGTAACGGCCAAGCTGTCTACGCATGGCATCAGTACCCACAATGTGTGGCAGATAGTCCCTGAACACAATcacctggagagacagagagatttttaatttcagtgtttgtcaCATGCTTTAGAGATGTGAAAGTGTAAAGTCGAGTGCTGATTGTCTACCTGCGTGTAAGCGCCCATGATCTTGCGGGCCTCTTGGTAGAGGGTCTCGCTGTCCCAGTGTGGGTTCAGTGCTTTCAGCGCACGAGCCAGGCGGTTATGCTCACGCAAAAACAGAGTGTGAATGGACGTCAGAGCGATGTTCTCGTCCACGCGGACATCACCTTCACggacagaaatggaaaatacaGAGGTGTTCACATAGTTTAAAATTATTACAACTGTGCTATATTAGATCATCATTCATCAGACCAGCATCTAGTTAAGATGTTTATACGGGTTCTTCATGGTTTATGAACCATGTGTTAAGTGTTTGCATACTTCTTACAAGTGCTGCAATGGGGggtttaaaataaagtgttgcCAGATAATTTGGACAGACAGCAGGTTAGAGGCTAGAACAgtttttcacaacctggcaacccaaaattCTCATGACCACTCCTATGGTTTGTTATTCATCTACCTGTTAATAAATCATCAATTAACCATTTACAACTCATAAACCAACTCAGGGCACGACTGACCTGCGATGAAACAGGGCACCTCCTTGGCGTTTGTGTCATTGGTGACTCTCTTGCGAGTGGCACACATGTTCACCTGGAGAGGATGGAAGGGCAGCAGCTCACGCCCATTGTCCTTGTACTCTGTGTTCACACGCATCAGGCCGCCATCATTAGTCAGGTCGCGAAGAGAGAGGGCAAGCTTTTCCTCTGAGCCATACACCTGGCCGAGATCCAAGAAGGCTGTCAAGGCATTGATCTGCTCTCTCTTATTGGGCTCTCCGCCAAAATTGTAGGCCGAGTATCCTGTTCCGCAAGTAGGGGCAGACCTGAATGAAGGGATGCAGCTGTCTGGGCGGGAGGGC is a window of Toxotes jaculatrix isolate fToxJac2 chromosome 16, fToxJac2.pri, whole genome shotgun sequence DNA encoding:
- the mpx gene encoding eosinophil peroxidase gives rise to the protein MLYSVLLVLGVCLVPTQSKPTGEYLGSRFLEHCFEQAKKIVDDSYMYSREESLRRVRREVVNPHDALRLLKQPRGDTRSAVRSADYMEQTLRLLRDKVHRVHKRSLNATDLLSEEDLRKLANITGCAARTRPPQCRSTPNINKYRTATSVCNNLNNPRLGASNTPFTRWLPTEYDDGISQPKGWNNRTVNNFLLPLVRQVSNNILSTTDAGVVSDRELSYMVTFFGQWNDHDLSFTPFSPSIRSFSNGVNCDDSCEKTEPCIPIPIPPGDPRLPSRPDSCIPSFRSAPTCGTGYSAYNFGGEPNKREQINALTAFLDLGQVYGSEEKLALSLRDLTNDGGLMRVNTEYKDNGRELLPFHPLQVNMCATRKRVTNDTNAKEVPCFIAGDVRVDENIALTSIHTLFLREHNRLARALKALNPHWDSETLYQEARKIMGAYTQVIVFRDYLPHIVGTDAMRRQLGRYPGYNPNVDPTISNVFATAAYRFAHLAIQPFLPRLDPNYRDNAQFPNVPLFRAFFTPWRVIFEGGIDPLLRGLLGRPAKLNTQDHMMVDALRERLFQFVQHLALDLASLNMQRGRDHGLPGYNAWRRFCGLSQPRNQAELGRVLNNSDLARKLLQLYGTADNIDIWLGGVAEPFVTGGRVGPLFACLIATQFQRIRQGDRLWYEKPGVFTPRQRAALSSISLSKIICDNSGITSVYRDAFSVPSNSNQLVLCRTLRGLDLSAWRERPCSENSGPGDSCYEDATQQDPQGLQDNEVQ